The nucleotide window CCGCGCACTTCGGGGGCCGGCCGAGCGCGTCGGACGTCTCCCCGCAGGTTTTCGTCTCCCGGTTGCACTCGACCGCGTCGGTCCGTTCGAGCCAGATGTTCGCCGGCTTGATGTCCCGGTGGATGAGCCCCTGCGCGTGCGCCGCGGCCAGCCCGGCGGCGGTGTCGCGGGCGATCACGAGGGCGGTCCGCAGGTCGAGGGCGTCCGCCCCCTCGATGCGGGCCTGGAGCGTCTCGCCCACCAGCAGCGGCATGACCAGGAACGGCAGCCCGGCCGACTCGCCGACGTGCAGCACGGTGACGGTGTAGTCGGAGGTGATCCCGGCCGCGGCCCGGCCCTCGCGGAGGAACCGCTCGCGGCTCTCCGGGTCGGCGGCCAGCTCGGGCTTGAGCACCTTGAGCGCGATCGGCCGCCGGAGGCCGAGGTCCTCGGCCGCGAACACGAGCCCCATCCCGCCGGCCCCGAGCAGCCGGAGCACGCGGTAATCGGCGAACCGGCCGATCTCGTCCGGGGCCTGGGGCGGGCCGAGAAACGAGTACGGGGAGCGGATGCGCTCGGTGACGTCGCTCGACGGCACGCGCGGCCAGGTCTGCTCGGTCGAGTCCGGGTCGGTCATGGGCTTCTACTTCTTCGCGAGCGTGACGATCAGCCCCGACGCCAGCGACAGCGCCGCGCCGAACAGCGCGAGGATCAGGGTCCAGCGGCGCCCGTCCACGAGGTCGGCGTGCTTGATGTGGTCCTGAAGCTGCTGCCTGAGCGCGGCCCGCTCCGCCCGTTCGGCGGCCAATTCCGTCTGCAACGTTTCGACCTTCGCGCTCAGCTTCTCAAGCTCGCGCCGGCGGTTGTCGTCACGATCGGCCAGCACCTTGAGGTCCGCAACCAGATCTCGAATCTGTTCGCTGGGCGATTTGGCCACGGCTACACCTCGACCGGCTGATTGATGATTTCGTCCCACGCCGGCTTGCGGCGCTCGAGGTAATCGTCCGTCGCGCGCGCCCAAACGGCCCGGCACCGGCTCTCGAGGGTGGCCGGGTCTTGAAACTCACGGGCCGTCAGGAGCAGCGAGCCGCTCCCGCGGGCCGCGGGCAGATCGAGCGTCAGCGTCACCTCGACCCCGGCCGGTTGGTGCGGGCGCGCTTCAAAAGTCAGCGCGACCTGTTTGTCCCAGTCGCGCACCACCGCGCCGAGTGCCGCGACCACGCGCTCCGCGCCGGCCTTGAGGTCCGGACGGCCTTCGAACCCAGCGTACTGCACGCTCTTGAACATCGCCGCGCCCCCCGCTTGGGTTACCGCCCGGTCTTGAGGAACTCCTTGATGCTGCCCAGGATCGCGTCGCGGTCCGGGATGCGGCTCGTCACCACGTTCTCGTGGTCGTCGACCAGCTCGTGGACGTGGTCGAAGAACTCGCCGCTCCCGTACGGCGACTCCACCTGCCCGTACCCGAACAGGTTCAGCTTCGCCAGCATCGTCTTCCCCAGCAGCTCCTTGCACTTGGGCACGTCGTCGCCCCAGTTGTCGCCGTCGGAGAAGTGGAACGCGTACACGTTCCACTGGCTCGGCGGGAACCGGGCGTCGATGATCTTGTTGCACAGCTCGTAGGCGCTGCTGATCTTGGTGCCGCCGCTCTCCCGCGTGTGGTAAAACGTGTGCTCGTCGACCTCTTGCGCCACGGCGTCGTGGATGATGTAAACAGTTTCGACGCCCTGGTAGTGCTTTTTGATCCAGGTGTCGATCCAGAACGACTCGATGCGGACGATCTCCTTCTGCTCGTCGGTCATCGAGCCGGACACGTCCATCATGTAGATCACGCACGCGACGGCGTCCGGCTTGGGCACCTCTTTCCACGCGCGGTACCGCTTGTCCTCGCGCTGCGGGATGACGGTGGGCACGAGCGGGTTGTACGACCCGGCCGAAATCTGCCGCTGCAGCGCCCGCTTGAAGGTCCGCTTGAAGTGCCGTAGCGACTCCGGCCCCACGCTCCGGATGCTGGTGTACTTGTCCTTCTCGGTAACGACGTTCTCCTTGCCCCGCGGCTCGATGCGCGGCAGCGCCAGCTCCTCCCCCAGGATCTCGGCGAGTTCCTCCATCGTGAGGTCCACTTCGAGGATGTGCCCGCCGGGGGAGTCGCCGGCCTGCGGCTCGCCCTCGCCGTCCTGCGGCTGCGTGAGCGGCTGGCCGGGCTGCCCGGGGCCGACCCCGACGCCGCCCGAATTCTTCTGCCCGTAGCGGAACTGCGGCAGGTTGATGGACGGAATCGGGATGGACACGAAGTCCTTCCCCTTCTTGCCGATCATCTCCCCGCGGCTGATGTACTTGGACAGGTTGCTCTTCACCTTTCCGCGCACCAGCTTGCGGAACCGCTGCAGGTCTTGCTCAATTTTCTGTCCCACGGCGAATCGTGCCTCGGGGTTGGGTGGCGTCTCGGTTTTCGGCGCGTGCTTGCGCCTCCGCGCTGTCGCGTACAGGAATCGTACCAGACGAACCGGGGCGGGGAGAAGCTAAACAGGGTGTCCGACGGGGCAGGAAATCTGCCGCCGGGCCAATCGGTCCGGAACCGCGCACGGGTTAAAACGGCTGATATCACACGCCGCGCCGCCCAGAGCGGAGCCTAACCTGACAAAAGCGATGTGCGAAATGCGATAAGGCGCGGCAAGCAGAAACAGTTGGCTTCCAGAGAGGGCGCGTGCGGCCGAGCTACTTTCGTCCTTCGGCACGCCTCACGGCGTGAGTTTCGAACTTTGAAACTCGGCCGGGAGGCGACTTGACCTGATCGGCACCAGGAACCGTCCGCGGCGTTACACCGCAGTTCACGCTAACTTCACGGCCGCACGCGCTACTCAAACGACACTTTAGACGCGATCCCCGGTCCCGGCCACTTCGGGCCGGGACCGTGCTCGCGGGTGTGAAGACGACCCGTTTTTACCGCGCCCCTGCGGGCTTGGTGGCGCTGCGGTAGGCCGGGTCCAGGTCGAAGCGGTCCAGGTTCATCACCTTGGTCCAGGCGGCCACGAAGTCGGCAACGAACTTCTTCTGGGCGTCGTCGCTGGCGTACACTTCCGCGATGGCCCGGAGCTGCGAGTTCGAGCCGAACACGAGATCGACCCGGCTCCCGGTCCACTTGACCTGTCCCGTCTTCCGGTTCACCCCTTCGAACACCTGCTCGTCCTTCGCCGACTTGCGCCACTCCGTGTTCATGTCGAGCAGGTTGGCGAAGAAGTCGTTGGACAGGGCTTCCGGACGGCTCGTCAGCACGCCCAGTTTAGACCGGCCGGTGTTGACGTTCAGCACGCGCAACCCGCCGACGAGCACGGTCATCTCTGGGGCGGACAGCTTGAGCCGCTGCGCCCGATCGACGAGCAACTCTTCGGCCGGCCGGTCGTGCTTGCCGCCGAGGTAGTTACGGAACCCGTCCGCGGTCGGTTCGAGCACGGCGAACGCGGCGGCGTCGGTCGTCTCCTGAGTCGCGTCGGTCCGCCCGGGGCTGAACGGCACCCGCACCTCGTGGCCGGCCTTCTTCGCCGCGGCCTCGATCCCCGCGCCCCCGCCGAGCACAATCACGTCCGCCAGCGACACCTTTTTGCCGCCCGTCAGGGCCTGGTTGAACTCCTTCTGCACCTGTTCGAGCTTCTGGAGCACCTGGGCCAGCTCCTCCGGCTCGTTCACGGCCCAACCGTTCTGCGGGGCGAGGCGGACACGCGCCCCGTTCGCGCCGCCGCGGCAGTCGGTGCCGCGGAACGTGGAGGCCGACGCCCACGCGGCGGACACCAACTGGCGCGGGGTCAGCCCCGACGCCAGGATCTTGGACTTCAGGTCGGCCGCGTCCTTCTCGTCGATCAGCGGGTGATCGACGGCGGGCACCGGGTCCTGCCAGAGCTGCGCCTTCGGCACGCCCGGCCCGAGCAGGCGGGTGACCGGCCCCATGTCGCGGTGCGTCAGCTTGTACCACGCCTTCGCGAACGCCTCGGAGAACTGGGCCGGGTTCTCGTGGAACCGCTTGGAGATCTTCGCGTAGGCGGGATCGATCCGGAGCGCCAGGTCGGTCGTGAACATGATCGGGGCGTGCGTCTTGGTCTTGTCGTGCGCGTCGGGCACGAGGCCCTTGGCGGCCGGGTCCTTGGGGGTCCACTGGAACGCGCCGGCGGGGCTCTTTGTCAGCTCCCACTCGTACCCGAACAGGTTGTCGAAGTAGCCGTTGGACCACTTCGTGGGGGTCATGGTCCAGGCGCCTTCGAGCCCGCTGGTGATGGTGTCGCCGCCGCGGCCCTTGCCGTACTTGTTGAGCCAGCCGAGCCCCTGCGCTTCGAGGGGGGCGGCCTCCGGCTCGGGGCCGACGTTCTTATCCGGGGGGGCCGCTCCGTGCGCCTTGCCGAAGGTGTGGCCGCCGGCGATCAGCGCCACCGTCTCTTCGTCGTTCATGCCCATGCGGCCGAACGTCTCCCGAATGTCGCGGGCCGAGGCCAGCGGGTCCGGCTTGCCGTTCGGGCCTTCGGGGTTGACGTAGATCAGGCCCATCTGCACCGCGGCCAGCGGCTTCTGCAACTGCCGATCG belongs to Gemmata obscuriglobus and includes:
- a CDS encoding DUF444 family protein, translated to MGQKIEQDLQRFRKLVRGKVKSNLSKYISRGEMIGKKGKDFVSIPIPSINLPQFRYGQKNSGGVGVGPGQPGQPLTQPQDGEGEPQAGDSPGGHILEVDLTMEELAEILGEELALPRIEPRGKENVVTEKDKYTSIRSVGPESLRHFKRTFKRALQRQISAGSYNPLVPTVIPQREDKRYRAWKEVPKPDAVACVIYMMDVSGSMTDEQKEIVRIESFWIDTWIKKHYQGVETVYIIHDAVAQEVDEHTFYHTRESGGTKISSAYELCNKIIDARFPPSQWNVYAFHFSDGDNWGDDVPKCKELLGKTMLAKLNLFGYGQVESPYGSGEFFDHVHELVDDHENVVTSRIPDRDAILGSIKEFLKTGR
- the katG gene encoding catalase/peroxidase HPI, coding for MTDRTPSHLYRLGAGLAALGFLVSAPAQAQPASGHAPAGPAGAKCPVTGFTLSGKPQPEAKPEPTPPAAGAIPYTNREWWPNQLNLKVLHQNAPAGNPMGPGFNYAEEFKKLDLDALKKDVLKAMRTSQDWWPADYGHYGPFFIRMAWHSAGTYRTGDGRGGARYGTQRFAPLNSWPDNANLDKARRLLWPVKQKYGNKVSWADLMVFAGTWAIEDMGLKPFGFAGGREDVWEPQDDIYWGPEGKWLEDKRYTGDRQLQKPLAAVQMGLIYVNPEGPNGKPDPLASARDIRETFGRMGMNDEETVALIAGGHTFGKAHGAAPPDKNVGPEPEAAPLEAQGLGWLNKYGKGRGGDTITSGLEGAWTMTPTKWSNGYFDNLFGYEWELTKSPAGAFQWTPKDPAAKGLVPDAHDKTKTHAPIMFTTDLALRIDPAYAKISKRFHENPAQFSEAFAKAWYKLTHRDMGPVTRLLGPGVPKAQLWQDPVPAVDHPLIDEKDAADLKSKILASGLTPRQLVSAAWASASTFRGTDCRGGANGARVRLAPQNGWAVNEPEELAQVLQKLEQVQKEFNQALTGGKKVSLADVIVLGGGAGIEAAAKKAGHEVRVPFSPGRTDATQETTDAAAFAVLEPTADGFRNYLGGKHDRPAEELLVDRAQRLKLSAPEMTVLVGGLRVLNVNTGRSKLGVLTSRPEALSNDFFANLLDMNTEWRKSAKDEQVFEGVNRKTGQVKWTGSRVDLVFGSNSQLRAIAEVYASDDAQKKFVADFVAAWTKVMNLDRFDLDPAYRSATKPAGAR